The sequence TAAGATTTCTCGATTGCGAATCATCGATGGGGTACCGATCGCCCTTCATATTTCATATGTGGCGAAAAGTGTCTTCTCGCAGATTGAATACGATGGGGCCTGTATTGAGTCTATGTTTGCCTATTATGCAGAGCAGGGGTATAGCGATTTTATGAGCAGCAAAAGTCATGTCAAAATTTCATTTCCTACTAATGTTGAACGTTCCCTTCTCGATTGTGCACGACTGGTACCACTATTTATCCTAGAGAGTGATTGCATCGATGCCAAACAACATAATGTTCTTGAATATACAAAAATCATCTACTGCAGTGACTCGTTTACCTATGTCATTGCAGCTGAGTAAATCGAAAAGTCCTTGTCAATTCATTTGACGAAGGCTTTTTTTGTTAACGCGTATTTACATTCTTTAATAAACCCTTAACACTATCTGACTTGGCAACAAGTTAACATGGGTTTGTGAAGGAGTGAGAGTATGAATCGACGTAGACGGACGAAAATTCTCATTGATGGCTCGCGGCATTTTGCAAGAGAACGCGTGCATGAAATTGAGAGTGCTTATACTATCCATGTTTTAGCTGAACCACATCATGCGTTAACGATGATCAAGATGAGGGAAACAGCTAAGAAAACTCTTTTTTACCTTGGCGAGGTGCTTGTCACTGAAACAAAGGTACAAATCAATCAGTCATTCGGAGTCGGCATCGTTGTAGGGGATGAAGAAGAGTTATCCTATTGGTTAGCAGTCATCGATGCAGCGTACGAAGCGAATTTGGCCGAAACAAAAAAATGGACAGCGCTTTTTGAAGAGGAAGAACAACGCATCCGTGAAAATAAATTAACACAAGAAGCATCTCTCTTAAAAACAAAGGTGAATTTTGAAATGATGGACCTTTAACTTAATTTTACAGAAGTCTCCCACTCCTGTAAGTGGGCGCATTACGCAGGGTTAATGGAATAGTTATCCATAGTTAGGAGTGAAATGATGGTTATTGACGTAGTGCATAATACACAAGAGGTTTTTCGCACAATTCTCCACTGTATGTCGAGACCTGGAACGATTAAAAATATAGACGGCATAGGGAGCCGAATGGAGCAGTTGGAAAAGTGCCATCACGCAACGTTTCTTAGTGTAATGACCTTATTAGATGCAGAAGTAAGCTTTCATATAATCGGTGGAAATGCGGCTGTACTGGAAGAATTGTTTACAGCCTATACGTTGTCTACAGCAACTGACCTGGGCCAGGCTGATTATATATTTATACTACAAGATGCACAGCCACAAATGATACATGAGGTCTTCAGACGAGCTAAAAAGGGGACTTTAATGAATCCTCAGCAATCCGCAACAATCATTATGGAGACGAAAAAGCTGTCAAATGACCCTCTTCTTACGATAAGAGGGCCAGGAATTGAGACGATGGAAAACGTACACATTGCTGAAAGTGAGTTGTGGAGGTTTGAAAGAGCAGAGGCCAACCAGGAATATCCGCTTGGTGTGGATATGATTTTGATCGACTGTCAAAGCAATATGATGTGTTTACCGAGAACAACAAAGTTTCAAGATTGTGAGGTGTCATAAGTGGCTTATGTCGCGGTTAAAGGTGGAACAGAGGCGATTGAAGCTTCGATTCAACGGCTGACGTTTGAACGGATTCGCTCTCAGGAACTATTGGAGATTAAGACAATTATGGCGACGATGCGAGGAATGGTCGATCAGGTGATGTCTGAAAGCAGTTTGTACTCAGAATTTTTAGCAGCTCTTGCTATTAAACAATCGGAGGCGAATATGGAGGAAGCTGTTTTTCTTTTGCGCGCACATCGCTCCACGTTGCCAAGGCTCTATTATACAAGGGTTGTTGAGACGGACACGATGGCAGTAGAGCGTAGAATATCAGCGAGTTTCAAGGATATTCCTGGCGGACAAATTTTAGGCGCATCCTATGATTATACACATCGTTTAATGGACTTTGATTTGATAGATGAATCGAAATCCGTAATGAAAGTATGGCTTGAACAATTTAAGAATGATGAAAAATCAGCTTCAGAGTCGTCTGATTTAACAGCATTGCCAAAAGTAGTCGATTATCTTCGACAAGAAAAATTGTTTGTTGAAGTGGAAGATGATGACACTGAACCGATTGATGTGACGAAACAAAGCATTCAATTTCCAACGACACGCGGTGAAAGACTCCAAGTGTTGACAAGAGGACAAACGGGTGCTGTTACGTCGCTCGGTTATGCAGCTATTCGGGGATATGGCGCAGTCCATCCAACAGTTGGAGAACTGCGTGTCGGCAAGTTGCCTTTAACAATTAGCTATCCGACAGACCCAACAGATGATATTGACAATGATTATTATATCGGTGAAATAAAGGTGACGGAAGTAGAGGCGTTCGTCCCGATTTCCACTCAAAAAGAAAATAATGTAGAAGAAATTGAGTTTGAGATAGGTTATGGAATTTGCTATGGACAGAACGAAACAAAGGCAATCGCTATGAGTATTTTAGATCAGAGCTTGGAGCTAGGCAGTGGGGTTCACCCAACCCAGGATGAGGAATTTGTTCTGTTGCATATCGATTCAGTCGAGTCGAGCGGGTTTATCTCTCATTTGAAATTACCGCATTACGTTACGTTTCAATCCAAGCTTGATAGTATGCGAAAAATAAGAAAAGCGTAGGGCGCCGCTTAGATGCGACAGGCATAAGACGGATTGGCTATTAAGGAACACAGTCTAAGAGCGCCGCGTCCTGCGGCAACAAAGAGGGATGCAGTTCAATCCCTCTCCACTGTGTAACTCACATCCTGTGAGCCTCCGAGCATCTGGCGCCCGGAGACTAGACAGAAAAAGGAGTCTGAAAAATAATGCAGTTGCAAACTCATTTCGCTTTATTTGACGAAGGTTCAAAAAAAGAAATACGCAGAGCCATTTTAAAAGCGGTCGCTATTCCAGGTTACCAAGTGCCATTTGCATCAAGAGAAATGCCGATTGCACGCGGTTGGGGAACGGGTGGACTTCAAATTACATTGTCGATTATCGGCAAACAAGATGTGCTGAAAGTCATCGACCAAGGTTCCGATGAATCGGTTAATGCAGTGAATATTAAGAAACTCGTCAACAAAACGACGGGAGTTGAGACGACAATTGAAACGAGTGAAGCAACGATTATCCAATCAAGGCACCGAATACCTGAAGTACCGCTAACCGAAAAACAAATTATGGTGCTGCAAGTTCCAATTCCCGAACCGTTGCGTTGGGTGGAGCCGAGTGAATTTAAAACGAAAAAGTTGCATGCTGAAAATGATTATAGTGGAGCATGGTTACTATTGTTTGAGCAAATTATGAAGTACGGAAAAACAGTTACAAATGCGGATCACCCTGTATTCGTACATGACCGTTATGTCATGGCACCGAGTCCGATTCCGCGTTTCGATAATACGAAGATGCATCAATCGGAAGCATTGATATTACTCGGAGCTGGGCGAGAAAAGAAGATTTATGCAGTGCCGCCATATACAAACGTGAATTCTTTGGCATTTGAAGATCATCCATTTGAAGTGGAATCGTTCGATGGAAAGCATTGTCACTTATGTCATGCGGCAACTGTTTTTATGGATGAATTGATCAACCAGGAAACAGGTGAGTCTTATTACCAATGTAATGACACGAGCTATTGTCTTGCCAAGTTGAATGAACAGGAACACATGCCGGAGGTGGTAATTGAACATGCAAGATAACCCCATCTTACAAGTAAAAAACCTGACAAAGCAATATGGTCCAGGGTGTTCGATTTGTACGAACGCCAACGAGGAAGTGCTAGAGAAAAATTATTGCCCGCATTGTCGAACAGTCTATGCTTGCCGAGACATTTCATTTGATGTTTATAAAGGTGAAATTCTTGGCATTGTTGGTGAAAGTGGAAGCGGGAAATCGACAATGATGAAATGTCTCTATTTCGATGAAAGTGTAACGAGTGGGGAAGGGTATATGCGTCCTTATCAAGGTGGGGTGACAAATGTATTTGAACAGTCATCCCAACAACAACGTTTTATCCGAAATACGATTCTCGGCATGGTGTATCAAAATCCGATGCTTGGACTAAAAATGGATTTTTCCTCTGTTGGTAATATTGCTGAAAAACTGATTGCAGCTGGCGATCGTAGCGTACATCGAATGGAAGCAAGAAGTAAAGAACTGCTTGAACATGTTCATATACCACTTGCGCGTATGAAGGATGAACCCAAAAAGTTTTCAGGTGGGATGCAGCAGCGTGTGCAAATTGCAAAAGCATTGTCCAATAATCCCCCTATTCTCTTATTGGACGAAGTGACGACGGGACTCGATTTGTCTGTACAAGCAAGCGTTTTAGATTTGATTAAGAAAATTCAGCGAGAACTTGGCATCAGTATGGTTATTGTCTCTCATGATCTTGCCGTCATTCGGATGCTAGCCAATCGTACGATTGTCATGCTCAATGGGAAGATTATCGAACAAGGCTTGACGGATCAGATTTTAGAAGATCCTCAACACGCCTATACGCAACAGCTTGTCTATTCTTTAATTTAATGGAGTGATCATGTGTACGTACTGACAAACGGCCAACTTATTATGGAAGATCAAATTCTGCATCATCATGCTGTCGTTCTAGAAAATGACCGTATCCTAGCAATCATCCCTGAGAAAGAAGTTGCAGCACTTCGTGATTACACAATCATCGATGCACAGGGCGGCTATATTTCTCCGGGATTCGTGGACATCCATTCTGATTATATTGAGGGGATTATATCTCCAAGGCCTACAAGTTTAATGGATTTCAATATGGGCATTCGAGAAGCAGAAAGAATTCTAATCAGTCATGGGATTACAACTATGTTCCATTCTCTATCCATCTATAAAGATGATGGATTTTCACATAAACAGATTCGCAATCCGCAAAACGTCAACCGGCTTATTGACGCCATCAATGAAACACATACAAGTGAGCATTTGATTCGCAACAGGATGCATGCGCGGTTTGAAATTGACAATATTGAGGCGGTAGACCGTTTTATACAAAACATTGAGGAAGGGAAAGTCCATCTCATATCCTTTATGGATCACACGCCAGGACAAGGGCAATACAGAAACTTGGAAATCTATCGCGAAACATTAAAAGGTTTCCGTTCTATGTCGAATGCAGAAGCGGATGTACTCATAGCTGAAAGCATTCATAAAGAGAAAATTACGCTGGATCAAATCAAAGAAATCGCCAAAATCGCAATCGATAACAATATTGCGGTCGCTTCGCATGATGACGATGAAGTTGAGAAGCTATCGTTAGTCAGTAGTTATGGAACAACAATAAGTGAGTTCCCAACGACGATAGAGGTTGCACGTAAAGCAAAAGAAATGGGGTTGTGGACAATCGCTGGGGCACCGAATGTGTTGTTAGGCGGCTCCCATTCTGGGAATCTATCGGCTGCTGAGGCAATTGAGGAACGGACAATTGATATTTTGTGTAGCGATTACTATCCTGCAGCTTTACTGCATTCTATTTTCAAACTAAGCGATGACTATGGGCAAGATCTTCATGAAATGTTTCAGCTTGTCACGTTGAATCCTGCAAAAGCTGTGCGAATCGATGATGAAATCGGCTCCATTAAAGCAGGGAAAAAAGCGGATATTATCATTATCGAGAAGATGGATGATGGCTTTCCGGTTGTAACGGCCTCCATTGTAGACGGGAAATTAATAACAAGGACGATGTATCGATGAAAATGACAGAAGTATTATTATCCAAAGAGCCTACAATTCATGATTATGTACAGTTGAAAAATACCCATCTTGGCGAATTTACTGAGATTGGACTGTACAATTTTATAGAAAACTCGGTAGTGGACGATTACTCGTATTCAGGTCAGTTTTGTTTCATCCAAAATGCACGAATTGGAAAGTTCTCCAATATTGCAGCAATGGTGCGAATTGGTCCGACCGATCATCCGTACGAAAGACCATCTCTCCATCATTTTACGTATCGTCAGAAAATGTATGGTTTTAGTGACCATGATGACCAGCCTTTTTTTGAGCACAGGGAAAGCCAAATTGCAACAATCGGACACGACACATGGATTGGTCATGGGGCCATTATTCAGTCAGGCGTGACAGTCGGAGATGGCGCAATTGTTGGTAGCGGAGCAATCGTTACGAAAGATGTGCCTCCATATGCAATCGTTGTCGGTGTTCCAGCAAAAATTATCAAATACCGTTTTTCCGAGGAAACGATTGAGGCGCTGCAACGCATCCAGTGGTGGGATTGGCCTTATGAAACAATAAAAGAGCGTGTGGATGACTTCCAGCATGATATTGAGAAGTTTGTAGAAAAGTTTGATGACAGGGGGAAATCGGATGTCGCAGCTACTGGAAGTTAAGGAATTGAGTAAGTCTTTTACAATTCATCATTTAAATAAAAGTATGCAGGCTGTTCGGAACATTGAGTTCTCCCTGAATGAAGGTCAGTTCATAGGCATTGTCGGTAAGAGCGGCAGTGGAAAATCGACCATTTTAAAAAGCATTTATCGAACATATTTACCGGAGAAAGGATCTATTTTGTATAGCTCTGAAAAGTTTGGACTCGTCGATTTAGCGCAGCTATCTGAAAGAGATGTGTACTATTTGCGCAAGCATGAGATTGGCTATGTCTCACAGTTTTTGAATGTCATGCCACGAACGACGGCGCGTGAACTTGTGGAACAGTCCGTTATTGAAATGGGAAAGTCGCAAGAAGAGGCGCGTCAGGCCGCTATAGAAGCGCTGGCACATTTCGAATTGGATCCTGAGCTGTGGGATAGTTACCCGAATACATTTTCAGGTGGGCAGAAATTACGCTTAAATATTGCGTGTGCAATTGTGAAAAAGCCACGTTTATTACTGTTGGATGAGCCGACAGCAAGCTTGGACGACGCTTCCAAGTTGAAAGTCCGTGAAATGCTTGAACGATTAAAAATGGATGGAACAACACTGATTGGGATTTTTCATGACTTGGAGTTCATGGATGGATTATGTGACAAAGTGTATGATTTGCAGGGTAAAAAGGTCATTTGAAAAGGAAGGGATTCACATGAAGGCTGACTTACATGTTCACTCTCATTATTCAGATGGGTCCTCCTCAGTGGGGGAGTTGATGGAAATGGCTTCAAAGAGGGGCATCACCCATTTAAGCCTAGTAGATCACGATACAATCGATGGCATTCAAGCTGCTCAACTAGAAGGGGAGAAACATGGCATTACAATTGTCCCTGGCATTGAAATTTCTGCCTATGATTTTACAAGGAATCGGAAAGTGCATATTCTCGGCTATCTGTTTGATGAAGAAGCAACACATATTCAGGCACTGTGCAATCCGTTGTTAAAAAGAAGACATGAAAATTCCCTTTGGCAAATTGAACAACTACAAAAAAATAACTATGACATTCGGTTTGAAGATGTTGCGAAAAAAGCGATGACGTCAGGCACTATTTACAAACAACATATTATGCATTGCTTACTCGATCATCATTTTACAACGCCGCTTTATCAAGAACTTTATCGAACACTATTTAAAGGACAGGGTATTTGTGCAAGGGATATCGAATATGTGGATGCAGTTGCAGCAGTCAAAGCCATCAAAGCGGACAATGGTTATGCTGTGCTTGCTCACCCTGGGCAACTCGATTCATATGATTTGATTCCAGAGCTTGTGAAAAATGGACTTGATGGTCTTGAACGTGACCATTTTGACCATTCAACAGAAGATAGAAAAAGAGTGGAGCAGTTTGCAGATGAGTATGGCCTATTTTTAACAGGTGGAAGCGATTTTCATGGAGATTATGGCAAGCCGATTATGATGGGGGATCTTGTCAGTCCCACTGAACTTCTTGAAGCTGTTCTCGCAAAATGAATATAAAGATTATGTGAAGATACTGTAAATAATAGGATTTTAAAACTTAGTTATGTTCAAATAGTAAGTGTAGATGATTTTGACGAAAGGATGGGTGTGTAAAATGTGAAGAGCCATACATCTTCAGAATGAATCACCTGGGCTAAGAAAACCATCAACTAAACTACTCAATCAAAAGGAGAAAATCATGAAAAAAAACCTATTATCATTTCTAACAATTCTTTTCCTTGTGACAGTTTTGGCAGCTTGCTCTTCAAGTAGTGCGAATTCGAATGATCAATTGACGATGGTTTGGTATCCAAATGAGTCTGGAAATGATTTGAAATCGGCTCGTGATGAAATTGGGAAAGTAATTGAAGAGGTTACAGGTAAAAAAGTAGAGCATAAATTGACAACGGATTATGCTGTTGCAATTGAAACGATTGCCAATGGCAACGCTCAACTTGCATTCATGGGAGCACAAGGATATATCGAAGCAAAAAATAAAAATAATAGCATTGAGCCCCTCATTGTACCGAGCGGTAAATCAGGTACGATTGATGATGCGGTTTACTATAGTTGGTTAGCTGTGAAAAAAGCAGATGCAGAAAATTATAAAGCGAGCGGTGAATTCGCGATTGACAATATCGTCGATTCCAAATTCTCGTTTGTATCAAGTAGTTCGACATCAGGATTTAAAGTACCGTCTAGTGATATCGTTTCGTATTTCACGAAAGAGGATAAATGGAAAGATTTGACGGCGGAAGATTTAATGGAAGGTGGACCATTTTTTAAAGAAGTATTATATGGCGACTCACACCAAGGATCAGCAGTTAACTTGTTAAGCGGACGCGCAGATGTAGCTGCATTTTGTGATACATGTGTTGGCAATTATATTGAAATTGCCGAAGGGGAAGCAAACAAAAAAGGTTCTATCTATAAAGTGAAAGCTGACGCTGCCGAGCCATTCAATACTGTCCCTGGAGAAGAATTTACATTGATCAATGTGACGCCGGTATTAAATGCACCGTTTGCTGCAAATAAGGATAGCTTAAGCGACGAAGATTTCAAGAAAATTCAAGAGCTATTGACTTCTGATGACATTTCAAACAATGAAAAGATTTTTGTTCCTGCAGATTCTGAAGCATCTGGCCTTTTCACAAAATCAGCAGATGAAAAGTTCGTAATCGTAGAGGATTCTTGGTTTAATCCAATTCGTGAACTGTCGAAATAAGTAGATAGTTGATAGAAAAGCATGTACCAGAATGTATCCAATTTCTTGGTACATGCTTTATTAATGAGGAATGAAGTCCAATTCCTCATTAATAAAGCCTCCGGCGGATGTCACAGATTTTGAAAGGAGTCAATCGAGCAAGCTCGATTCAAAATCTGGACGCAATTACGCCAAGGCGTAATTGATTCTTTATAATTAACTGCCAAATATCGATACAAGGAGTTTTTAAAAATGGCTTTGTTACAAGTTCAAAATCTCTCCAAACGATATGAAAAGGATAAGCGAGTTTTATCGGAAATTAATATGGAAGTGAATGAAGGCGAGTTTGTCTCCATTATCGGTCCATCCGGTGCTGGGAAGTCTACGTTTCTCCGATGCATTAATCGGATGATTGATACATCGGAGGGAGAAATTCATTTTGACGATGTCAATGTCATGGCATTATCAAAAAAAGAATTGCGCAAACATCGAACAAAAATCGGGATGATTTTCCAACATTATAATTTAGTGTCCCGCTTAACGGTCATTGAAAATGTATTGCACGGCCGATTTGGCTATAAATCGACACTCCAAGGTGTTTTGGGTCGTTTTACGGAGGAAGAAAAATTACAGGCATTTAGCCTGCTCAAAAAGCTTGGGATGGAAGAACATGCTTATAAAAGATGTGACCAATTGAGTGGGGGACAGAAACAGCGTGTGGGTATTGCACGAGCGCTGATTCAGTCACCGAAACTACTACTATGTGATGAACCTATCGCCTCACTAGATCCCAATGCCTCCAAGGTGATTATGGATCATTTACAAACAATCTCCAAAGAGCTGAATATCACTTGTATTGTCAATCTACATCAAGTGGATGTGGCAAAAAAGTATTCAGATCGGATTATTGGATTGAATAATGGTCAGGTCGTATACGATGGAACCTCCAAAGAGTTGACAACGGCTGCCATTCACACAATTTATGGATCCGAAGCTGGAGATCTCATTATGGAGTAGGAGGCAAGTTTGTGGATATTACGATTTTCAAAAAAAAGAAACAGCGTATGACTATTTTCTTTGTCATTGTTATCGGAATTACACTAATCTCGGCAAGGATTACGGATTTCAACTTTGTACACGGTATACAAACGTTGCCGAAAGCCTTTAGTTGGATTGTGTCGAACCTATTTATCACTGAACAGTCGCTGACAAAAATGCCTTCCATTATGGATAAATTAATAGAAACTATTTTTCTTTCTATTACGGCGACAACAACCGCCAGTGTATTGGCTTTACTATTGGCATTAATGGGATCGAACACAACGAAGATTAATCATTTTTTCGGATCATTGAGTAGAATCATTGCATCTGTTTATCGTAATATACCAATCGTTGCATGGGCGCTAATTCTACTTTTATCATTCGGTCAAAGTGCGTTGACGGGGTATTTTGCTTTGTTTCTGGCGACGTTCGGCTTTTTGACTCGGGCGTTCATTGAAACGATCGATGAAACGAGTAGCAGTTCAGTAGAGGCGTTGCGTGCAACTGGAGCGACTTATTTCCAAGTGGTGGCGAAAGCGGTCATTCCAGAGTGCTTCCCGCAGATGATCAGTTGGGTGTTGTATATGATTGAAACGAATATTAGAAGCTCAACACTCGTTGGTATTTTGACAGGAACGGGGATTGGGTTTGCGTTCGATCTGTATTATAAAAGTATGAATTATAACGTCGTTGCCCTGATTACAATCAGTATTGTCATAGTAGTCATTGGGATCGAGCTCCTATCCAATTATGTGAGGAGGATTATTTTGTAATGACCGTAGCTAAAAGTGACCTGATTTTTGATTTGAAGAGAAATCATGCAGG comes from Sporosarcina sp. FSL K6-3457 and encodes:
- a CDS encoding carbon-phosphorus lyase complex subunit PhnI, whose protein sequence is MAYVAVKGGTEAIEASIQRLTFERIRSQELLEIKTIMATMRGMVDQVMSESSLYSEFLAALAIKQSEANMEEAVFLLRAHRSTLPRLYYTRVVETDTMAVERRISASFKDIPGGQILGASYDYTHRLMDFDLIDESKSVMKVWLEQFKNDEKSASESSDLTALPKVVDYLRQEKLFVEVEDDDTEPIDVTKQSIQFPTTRGERLQVLTRGQTGAVTSLGYAAIRGYGAVHPTVGELRVGKLPLTISYPTDPTDDIDNDYYIGEIKVTEVEAFVPISTQKENNVEEIEFEIGYGICYGQNETKAIAMSILDQSLELGSGVHPTQDEEFVLLHIDSVESSGFISHLKLPHYVTFQSKLDSMRKIRKA
- the phnG gene encoding phosphonate C-P lyase system protein PhnG, which produces MNRRRRTKILIDGSRHFARERVHEIESAYTIHVLAEPHHALTMIKMRETAKKTLFYLGEVLVTETKVQINQSFGVGIVVGDEEELSYWLAVIDAAYEANLAETKKWTALFEEEEQRIRENKLTQEASLLKTKVNFEMMDL
- a CDS encoding PhnE/PtxC family ABC transporter permease, whose translation is MDITIFKKKKQRMTIFFVIVIGITLISARITDFNFVHGIQTLPKAFSWIVSNLFITEQSLTKMPSIMDKLIETIFLSITATTTASVLALLLALMGSNTTKINHFFGSLSRIIASVYRNIPIVAWALILLLSFGQSALTGYFALFLATFGFLTRAFIETIDETSSSSVEALRATGATYFQVVAKAVIPECFPQMISWVLYMIETNIRSSTLVGILTGTGIGFAFDLYYKSMNYNVVALITISIVIVVIGIELLSNYVRRIIL
- a CDS encoding alpha-D-ribose 1-methylphosphonate 5-phosphate C-P-lyase PhnJ, translated to MQLQTHFALFDEGSKKEIRRAILKAVAIPGYQVPFASREMPIARGWGTGGLQITLSIIGKQDVLKVIDQGSDESVNAVNIKKLVNKTTGVETTIETSEATIIQSRHRIPEVPLTEKQIMVLQVPIPEPLRWVEPSEFKTKKLHAENDYSGAWLLLFEQIMKYGKTVTNADHPVFVHDRYVMAPSPIPRFDNTKMHQSEALILLGAGREKKIYAVPPYTNVNSLAFEDHPFEVESFDGKHCHLCHAATVFMDELINQETGESYYQCNDTSYCLAKLNEQEHMPEVVIEHAR
- a CDS encoding ATP-binding cassette domain-containing protein, with the translated sequence MQDNPILQVKNLTKQYGPGCSICTNANEEVLEKNYCPHCRTVYACRDISFDVYKGEILGIVGESGSGKSTMMKCLYFDESVTSGEGYMRPYQGGVTNVFEQSSQQQRFIRNTILGMVYQNPMLGLKMDFSSVGNIAEKLIAAGDRSVHRMEARSKELLEHVHIPLARMKDEPKKFSGGMQQRVQIAKALSNNPPILLLDEVTTGLDLSVQASVLDLIKKIQRELGISMVIVSHDLAVIRMLANRTIVMLNGKIIEQGLTDQILEDPQHAYTQQLVYSLI
- a CDS encoding PHP domain-containing protein, with amino-acid sequence MKADLHVHSHYSDGSSSVGELMEMASKRGITHLSLVDHDTIDGIQAAQLEGEKHGITIVPGIEISAYDFTRNRKVHILGYLFDEEATHIQALCNPLLKRRHENSLWQIEQLQKNNYDIRFEDVAKKAMTSGTIYKQHIMHCLLDHHFTTPLYQELYRTLFKGQGICARDIEYVDAVAAVKAIKADNGYAVLAHPGQLDSYDLIPELVKNGLDGLERDHFDHSTEDRKRVEQFADEYGLFLTGGSDFHGDYGKPIMMGDLVSPTELLEAVLAK
- the phnC gene encoding phosphonate ABC transporter ATP-binding protein — its product is MALLQVQNLSKRYEKDKRVLSEINMEVNEGEFVSIIGPSGAGKSTFLRCINRMIDTSEGEIHFDDVNVMALSKKELRKHRTKIGMIFQHYNLVSRLTVIENVLHGRFGYKSTLQGVLGRFTEEEKLQAFSLLKKLGMEEHAYKRCDQLSGGQKQRVGIARALIQSPKLLLCDEPIASLDPNASKVIMDHLQTISKELNITCIVNLHQVDVAKKYSDRIIGLNNGQVVYDGTSKELTTAAIHTIYGSEAGDLIME
- a CDS encoding phosphonate C-P lyase system protein PhnL — protein: MSQLLEVKELSKSFTIHHLNKSMQAVRNIEFSLNEGQFIGIVGKSGSGKSTILKSIYRTYLPEKGSILYSSEKFGLVDLAQLSERDVYYLRKHEIGYVSQFLNVMPRTTARELVEQSVIEMGKSQEEARQAAIEALAHFELDPELWDSYPNTFSGGQKLRLNIACAIVKKPRLLLLDEPTASLDDASKLKVREMLERLKMDGTTLIGIFHDLEFMDGLCDKVYDLQGKKVI
- a CDS encoding PhnD/SsuA/transferrin family substrate-binding protein, which encodes MKKNLLSFLTILFLVTVLAACSSSSANSNDQLTMVWYPNESGNDLKSARDEIGKVIEEVTGKKVEHKLTTDYAVAIETIANGNAQLAFMGAQGYIEAKNKNNSIEPLIVPSGKSGTIDDAVYYSWLAVKKADAENYKASGEFAIDNIVDSKFSFVSSSSTSGFKVPSSDIVSYFTKEDKWKDLTAEDLMEGGPFFKEVLYGDSHQGSAVNLLSGRADVAAFCDTCVGNYIEIAEGEANKKGSIYKVKADAAEPFNTVPGEEFTLINVTPVLNAPFAANKDSLSDEDFKKIQELLTSDDISNNEKIFVPADSEASGLFTKSADEKFVIVEDSWFNPIRELSK
- the phnM gene encoding phosphonate metabolism protein PhnM codes for the protein MYVLTNGQLIMEDQILHHHAVVLENDRILAIIPEKEVAALRDYTIIDAQGGYISPGFVDIHSDYIEGIISPRPTSLMDFNMGIREAERILISHGITTMFHSLSIYKDDGFSHKQIRNPQNVNRLIDAINETHTSEHLIRNRMHARFEIDNIEAVDRFIQNIEEGKVHLISFMDHTPGQGQYRNLEIYRETLKGFRSMSNAEADVLIAESIHKEKITLDQIKEIAKIAIDNNIAVASHDDDEVEKLSLVSSYGTTISEFPTTIEVARKAKEMGLWTIAGAPNVLLGGSHSGNLSAAEAIEERTIDILCSDYYPAALLHSIFKLSDDYGQDLHEMFQLVTLNPAKAVRIDDEIGSIKAGKKADIIIIEKMDDGFPVVTASIVDGKLITRTMYR
- a CDS encoding DapH/DapD/GlmU-related protein, translating into MKMTEVLLSKEPTIHDYVQLKNTHLGEFTEIGLYNFIENSVVDDYSYSGQFCFIQNARIGKFSNIAAMVRIGPTDHPYERPSLHHFTYRQKMYGFSDHDDQPFFEHRESQIATIGHDTWIGHGAIIQSGVTVGDGAIVGSGAIVTKDVPPYAIVVGVPAKIIKYRFSEETIEALQRIQWWDWPYETIKERVDDFQHDIEKFVEKFDDRGKSDVAATGS
- the phnH gene encoding phosphonate C-P lyase system protein PhnH; its protein translation is MVIDVVHNTQEVFRTILHCMSRPGTIKNIDGIGSRMEQLEKCHHATFLSVMTLLDAEVSFHIIGGNAAVLEELFTAYTLSTATDLGQADYIFILQDAQPQMIHEVFRRAKKGTLMNPQQSATIIMETKKLSNDPLLTIRGPGIETMENVHIAESELWRFERAEANQEYPLGVDMILIDCQSNMMCLPRTTKFQDCEVS